The sequence aaaaagaatttaaattgaaaaaacatttaaaaaataatagcaaaggCTAATATACAagtgaaaataattatactatAGGCTACTAGTATCTCAATTAAAGACttcaaaaataatgaaaatctacgctcattttttaattctaagatTCAGATAAATAAACAATTACCTAATAATTAAACCAATAATGGAGCTGAAATGAAATTTAAGGACAGCCAAACTCAAAACCAAAGGATTCGAACAAGAAATGtttcttaagattaaaaaggaaaaactaaaatcttaaaaagttGAACTAATTacctaactaaaataattaactataaaagataaattagcAAGTAGCATTTGTAGTTTCCTTTACATATCAGTCGACATCTAGAAAGGTCCAACAATTTATATTGGACCCATTTTATAAATGGTAATAAGAGCTGTACCCAGTTTTGCAGAAGTGGTCCTCTCTCTCTGCCTCTTTAACATACACAATTATTTGACTTGAGGCATagtctctctttctctcttagaaagtttgctttcttcttcctctttctattcttttcttattttctgaCCCATTCACAtcctttaattatattaacatCACTTAATCAGTTAAAGTTAAGTATTTATGTTGAATTAAGTTAACTGATTGGCCATTTAGTTTACCTCCAATCTGATAATGAGCTTTCTCTTTTcatgattattaattttataatattttgacagtaactgtttttttttttaatttctttttttgaacaACTATTTTAGATTATTGCACATGCAGTATTTATAGACAAAAGTActtcttattaatttctttttttacctAATGTGGTGAATCAACGCATGCTCTTCACCTACTTCGGTTTGAAATTAACAACACACATTAATATTTGGTGTGTAGAGTCGCATATTACTATTCAACAAAAGGTTTAGTAACCAAGTTGAGCCTAATTTTACCGATGGGTTCTCTATTCTATCTAATTATCGTTACCTTCCATCTTCACATTCATCctattcaatatatttatatacatatatatttaagcAATTTTTAGCTCAATTTCATATTACCAGTACTGGTGCATATTCAGAATAGGgtatttcaaattataattggatatttaagtTCAAGTTACATTTAAATAGAACGTtcgaattttatattattaaaaaataaaatttataaacaatttataaatggataattttctttcagaTTACTGTTTATACTTCTTTTCGACAATAATTAAACTCAAGTtcaattttatctataaaagtTTCGATCGACTGTAataatttttgataatatttttataattttttcatgtatattaatttaacaGTGAACGGAAATTGTTTTTAAGATATTTGGTTTTGGGGTCTacttttaatcaattaaatattatgcaattaatttttattagaccaAAACATAAtggaatatttaaaaatgtaataacATTTTGGTGGATTTTGAAGTTGATAAACATGACAAGCAATGTATTGTCAACAAAGTGGGTACCAAAAATAAAGGTTTATATGTGTAAGTAAGATGGGGATGGTCCTTATATATTATGTGGGCTGCAGACTGTTTGAAAGCCTTCAGAGCGACCAATTTAGACTGCCTGTTTGTTCATATTCCACTATGGGTTGAGTCTTGTTCTTTGTCAAAACTCATTTGTCCTGCACGTAATAAGTTGAAGTTTCTACACTTTTCTTGTTATAAACCTCAATGTTAatcaatattatttcaataatttcacaGTAGATTCCTATGCGAATTTGACACCTTAAAGATAGATGACTTATTTGATGGCTtcaatttgatgatttttctttccttcctgGCAATGAAAGTTTGAATATCAACCATTTAAGTCCTCTTGCAATTCTTGAACTTTGGTCTTTGAATAGAATTTggcttctatttttataaacaaacTAGTTATTTTAGTCTCTATGCTACCATTACtgattaaatgaaaaaatgtAAGATTCTATGGGATTAAGCTGTTAtgcaatataaaaattcatggACTAACATTTAAAgtttagtattttaaaaatgtgCTGTCTGAATATTCAAAATGTGAATGATATTAGTATAGTAAAAATGTATTAAGTTGATGATGGAGGACCGAAATGTAAAAGTTATTGATAAGTATTAAAGGCTAATTTAGAAACATTAAGTCTGGATTAGAAGATACTGTTGATCTCGAGGATTTtgatttctctttattatatgTTTACTAAATATGGGTGATgttaatttatcatttcaaaaatatcaaacttaATTAGTTGTTGGTAAGAGACAGAACCATCAAAACACCAAATTCCACATAAGATTCTGGTCAGACaaacaataatttaaagtaaCAAATGAATTCCATCACAAATATAATGTGCAATTTGAACAAGGTATGAATGAATTTTCATAAACTATGTGCTATTTAAAATGTCCAAAAGGGTGTGTTCTTCAAacatctaaatatatatatatatatattctcaaTTAGATGTGTGATTCGGCATTTTCAATGTATAATTCATGACTAATAATTCATTTCACAAATTGAGAtagattttcattaaaattgtCAAATTAGGTTAAATTCTgtcaaaaagaattaaatgtttttattGTCAAAATTACACAGTCAAATATTTaccttattttttatgattacataaacttgagattttttttttgagaaaacagttgaataattttaaataattattatctctgtctaaaacacaattaattatatttttaggaGTATATTTGAAGCACCACTAAATCACACGTGTTTCTTTTGCCTGGAATGCAATTAAGTCATGATCCGCATAAGTTAACAGTGCTTCACATGATCTGCATGCCCATTTCACTTTTTGTTTCTCcacattataattatttatttcatttttttttattgtctttTTTTATTCCAAAAATTTTGTTTTGCACTGTATTTGGTTCATTTTTACGtagaattcattttatttgaaaaataattttcaataaaatttatttatgaataaattttgatatttaatgtattatataataaatgtaaaatttatttcaaataaaacaaattttgTGTTTGACTTAAATAGGAACTTCAATTCAATAtcttaaacatataaaatgttgtaatttagatttcttttaaaaaaaaaactcaaaataagagagaggaaaaaaggaaagagaaagaaaaatgagaatatatatttgaaataatattgatCTTTCTATGAGAAGAAATCACAAATATTGATTTGATACTAAATTTAAGATCTAAAAATGAATGTCACAAGAACTTCTGAATTCGTCTGTACTATCATTCCTCTCCATTCTTCAGTTTTCGTGAGTTCCATTCTGTGTTTATTCCCAGTCTTGGCCATAAGAGGCTCAGGTCATATATAATTGCAGTAAAATGGTGTACGAATACAGACATTGTAATTCTTTTAGATATTAAAGAAAGTTATTGAGCTGGTAGCCTAATAATCCAGTGTCTGCCCTGGAAGTCTAGGGTTCAAATCCAGTAACTTCAGTCCTCTTTAGATATTCCCACAAttccaagaaaagaaagatgataGAAACTGAGTATACGGCCCACTTGTTATTTGTTCTAGAGGGAAACAGAGTCATAAGAACCAACACGTTCATCTGTAATAGTAACAACAATGCTAATGTAGTACAATGTTTATATTATGAAAATTCAAGTATTTAGGGATCTTTACTTCTTCATAAGGAGAACCACGGTGTGGGCGGCAATACTTCTATTTTCACCTAAGCTGTCAACCTTCTCGTGAGTTTTTGCTTTCAAATTTATAACAGAAGGATCTGCTCCGAGCAGCTCACACAAATTAGATCTGATAGCCTCCTTGTGTGGGCTAAGTTTTGGTCTTTGGAGGATCAGGGTGGCATCCAAGTTTCCAATATCGTAGCCTGCTTCATGCATGAGTCTTACCTGAAATGGAGCATATTAGGAAGAGCTCAATGAGTTGCATAAAGCTTCAACTGAATTGCTCGAGAAGATTGCTTTATTATTTCCCAGGTTTCAGCAAACATATTTTGAAGCAACATTCAGCATGCACATTTTGAAGATGTATGGAATGAGCATCTGAAATATGATGAAAATTTCAACAGGTATGCGTACATTCTAGACATGTATGTGtgaagaaagagaaggaaatTAGAGAGATGGTGGAAGATATTTTACAACATATAGCATGTATACCACACTGTGACCAAGACATGCATACAAGAATAACAACACTACTAACTTGTAATCAAACCACTAACTCGTAATCTAACATCTAGATGTAGGCGCAAATAAAAAACTGCCTTATCCTGTGAATAAATGGGTGCAATATTGTTTTTAGTTAACATCTTAGAATGGCATGTCcagaagaaataaatttaataagtttCACTGCCGAAGGTTTGCTCCAAAACCTTTCAATTTTATGTCAAACGGTTTCTATTGAGTTGCCATTTCAGCAAAATATCACAGAAGCATTCCTTTTGGATGCTTTGACCTGTTTCATGATATTTGGAATAATTGGTACAACATAAAGCAACTTTTTGTGTTTAAAGCTAGAACACCCAACATGGTCTTCTCCCTTCGGTGACGAATAACTTAACAAGTCTACCTAATATATTGTGCTATGGTATACTTTTTGCTCCAAAAACACAAAGCACAGTGGCTACTCTATAGAGATAGGCAAGAGTAAAAGCACATAAGACATACATTTAGCAAGATAATATACAGGATAGCCCAAATTGAGTTGCTCTACAAACACAAAGTGGGAACATTATAGAGATTGGGCAATCACACAAGAAATATAGACATCCATAACTGTTAAGAGTAGTACTACACCACACACATGATTTTGAATGAAATAATACATGAATGAGATGGACGagagaaaaaatagattttgacTGAACACTTTTTGCATGGTTATCAAAACAAGTTCAAGAAAATCAATGAAAACCATTCGTGTCTTTTATTGTGAAATACTTCTGTAAAAATAGATTTTCCGATTGTTTAAGTTCAGTGGTGATCATAGCAATTTTTCTTATCAGACTCCAAATCCATCTTTCAATTCCAAGTATTTGGACTATTTACCAAACAATGGAACCCATAAATTTTCAGGGATTTCGAAGTCGCTGAATTTTTCTAAGTTAACCCTCAAATTTGGAGAAAGCCCAGTgcttttttaatcaaaataccCTGATCCCAAACATTTAAAGAGCAACTTCTGTTTAACCAGCCACAACATTCTGCCACTAGCTAATAGTGCATCTTATGCTTCAGGTAGTATTTCTCTGAAAATAAAGGGATTGCGTGTAAATTACAGAGACATACAAACTATAAAAGGACAATAGAAATACattatatgaataatataGAGGATGAACCTAGTTCCATTAAGGGGGGAAACAAATTTTTGGCATCTCTGGATTCAACAGGCCACTACACAAGAGAATTTGTGTACCTATATTGCATGCTGTGGAAAGAGCCTATCCCTGATATGTAAAAGTCAAAACTCGAAGAAGTAATATTAAGATTTACTTAGTTAAAACTTCTCTACTGTTTTCGCCCATGTTCAATAAACAGAAACATGCTAGAATCTAAGCAAAGCTCTAGCAAAAGCAGATTATCGACATCCACAATATCTAAATAAAAGATGATGAGCTACGAGCGACTTTTTGACAAGCACTTTTGAACCATCTGTTATTTTTGGAACGCCAGATAAATTACTCAAACACGTACTACTTACTACTCCTGAACTCATTCAGACTAGACAGGTTTTATCACCATCAACTAGGAACCACCATTATTTTAAGTATTTGTCTTTAATAAAGCATGATATGGCTTAATTCATTGTAGCATATAACTCTCTATCTAGAATACCAGGGAGAGTACTTATTTTTGTGATAGTAAACGATCTGgttatcttaattaaattatctagACTATCAAATTAGATCTCAACAGTAATTCCCTACTATCAAACAAGATATAGATTGACATACACATAAgcaaataaagaacaaagagaaAGTTTAGAAAGACTCACAGCTTCTTTAATAAAAACAGATGACGGTGCTCCCTTCCACTTAGGATCAGAATCGGGGAATATCTGCCCAATATCTGGCAGCCCAAGTGCACCTAATATTGCATCCACAACACAGTGCAATAACACATCCCCtgcaaaacaaaacaaaataacgCGTCaatcaaaaacaaaattttaacaaattgaCTCCTAATTGGTCTCTGCAGAAACTTATACAAAGAAATAACCAAAACCCAGATTTGAATTTACACTACAAATTGGGTATTTATTCAAATCAATTatgaaatcaaaacaaaaagaacaaagaaaagaagttaCCATCAGAATGAGCTTCACAGCCTCTTTCATGAGGGATATTAATTCCACCAATAATCAAAGGGTAGCCGGGCTCTAACCTATGGAGATCAAACCCATGACCCACTCTAAAAGGCAAAGACTTTGGTCCTTTACTAGAAGTTGTGGGTCCATCTACTTGAACAGCAGTGTTTCCAGCAACAGCTGATATGGAAAGTCTGGTACTTGTTCTTAGAGAAAGCGGAAAGGTAGTACCTTTAGCATTTCTAGGCTTCAAAGGAAGAGAAAGAAccttgttattattgttattggtGATTTTACTGGTAGTGATTGGTGAATAAGAGGTGCACAGGTGAGTGGCCATGGCTTTTCTGTTTTTGCTGCAGAGAGAAAgctgtgtttttctttttttttgtgtgtatTGTGTTTAGTTTCTTCGTCTCTGTTTATTTATGCTTATTGCGCAAAAATCTGGTTCATAAGTTGGGTTGATGAATGTTGATGGCttttttgtattctttctGATCTTTTTACATGTTTCTTCAATAgttctatttttctatatttttggTAATGTACAACATGGCCAAACATAGAGTACTAGTTTATGTTGCAGAGATATGGGCATTCTCAATTCGATAAAActagaagaaaaatagaaaatgatcAAACGGGGACAGCTAGTCTGTTGGATAAACTAAAGATTTGGCTGCTAAACCTGCCATCCATAGTCAACAATATACAGTGCGCAGAAACATTAGTTTATTTGGAGGCTGCACTATTTAGTAGCccatgtaatatttttttagcaaCTAAAGACTAAAATCTAAtaagtattatatttaatgaaagaaaattattaaatgcaTTCTGCGGTGGAATTCAAAGCAGATTGTGCTCTTGATCCTTGTCAACAAAAGGCAGCTATGCTTAAAAATTTCGTAACTCATgtgctttctttttcctcttcttttctaATGGTTTCCCCTAAGTTTCATTCTCAAACATTTAAGGCTTAAGACACTTCAGCAGTTCaatgaatcaaattaattattttaaaccagttgatataaaaataacgCTTAAATAGTTAGGCtattatttcataatatgtatcaattaatttgtttgaatatttaatatttcttcaatagaaaattatacttaatttagtttaagtgcaaaattattttgataaattgaatTCCTATTTTCCAGGGAAAAATCGTTACGGCACAAATATTTATCCCGTCATTCCTAGTATATTCTCTTGGTGGCCTCAACCAATTATTCTTGGAAAATGCTTGATACCGATACCTCTTTGTTTGTACCCTGTTTCTTATCTTTATAGCAATCAAGCTCGGCAGCAATCAGGTTTCGTAACACTAGTCAAAAATAACCTTTGagtttcataaattttattgtccACTTTGCTTACCAAATGTTTCTTTGTTGACTTAAAACAGCTCAGGTAGCATCCACATTTTCTGACCAATATCAGAAATCGCTCTATTTACGTGACTTGGCCAATCCAGCAACACAGGCTTCCTCTTGACCGGGGAGCAGTTCATGAAGCCTGAAATGCCTGGCAACATGTTCATGAAAAATAAAGCTGAAACTAGCTTTAAACAAGCATTTGCCGTACAAAAAAAGAGGCATAGCAACTGCCATGTTTTCCACCCATATCGAACAAAATGGAACAGGTAAAGCATAACCAATCATCTCACTCTTTTTGATGTAAGATTTGTGCACACAAATCTACATGTACCGATCCTAAGTTCAGAGCAGCAACAGGCAAGGAAGTCCTTTTCACTGGACGAAATGACAAATTTGGCATCACATGACAGGACTTGTATTTACATTGACAACCAGCATGATTGACATCCAACAGTAACAAAATTTAGCATGAGGTAGAAGCCCTAGGCTGCTTGCATCCATGCTCCGGTATTAGATTTTCAGAGGCAGCTCTTTTTGTTCTCAACTGCATAGAGAAAAAATACCAATATGAAGCTAGAAGTATGTGTAGCAATCAGATAAAGCAAATGCTATATCTGAATTATGTGACATTGTGTATCATTAACCAACCTTCTCTTCAGCTCGCTCATAGAAGTTTCTCAGAAGGATATTTTTGGCTTCAGTAGTTATCACTGCCAATTTTCAAACAAATGAATcacaaaattttcttttgatcatTCAATACCATAAACTGTAttataatatcagaaaaaCAGAAGCTAGGAAAGTTCAGCTGATTAAACTtgcttaaaatttaaaatctagaCACCAACCCTGTAGTACAAGCTTTTCAAAATGTCCCTAAAATATCAACAGTGAAAAACACTAATTAAGACCCATAAACATTTTATGCAATTTCTGGCTGAAATCGGGGATGGCAAGCAACTTATGGAGGCAAAAGGCAAGCAGTATCAGATGTATGTGAATCCAACATTGATCTCAAAGTCCATCCCTCTAGCATCAAATATATGTGAATCCAACATTGATCTCAAAGTCCATCCCCCTAGCACTAAATATATGTGAATCCAAGGGCTCTATCCAGCAATGAATATGTGTGAACCCaacattgatttcaaaattatcCACCCCCTAGCATAAAACTGAATGC comes from Ricinus communis isolate WT05 ecotype wild-type chromosome 5, ASM1957865v1, whole genome shotgun sequence and encodes:
- the LOC8287434 gene encoding 2-C-methyl-D-erythritol 2,4-cyclodiphosphate synthase, chloroplastic is translated as MATHLCTSYSPITTSKITNNNNNKVLSLPLKPRNAKGTTFPLSLRTSTRLSISAVAGNTAVQVDGPTTSSKGPKSLPFRVGHGFDLHRLEPGYPLIIGGINIPHERGCEAHSDGDVLLHCVVDAILGALGLPDIGQIFPDSDPKWKGAPSSVFIKEAVRLMHEAGYDIGNLDATLILQRPKLSPHKEAIRSNLCELLGADPSVINLKAKTHEKVDSLGENRSIAAHTVVLLMKK
- the LOC8287436 gene encoding DET1- and DDB1-associated protein 1, with protein sequence MSSLLGDWPSFDPHNFTQLRPTDPSNPSKMTPATYHPTHSRTLPPPDQVITTEAKNILLRNFYERAEEKLRTKRAASENLIPEHGCKQPRASTSC